Proteins from a genomic interval of Alteromonas macleodii ATCC 27126:
- the grxC gene encoding glutaredoxin 3, with translation MSKVELYTKGHCPYCHRAKALLTQKGVEFIEYPIDVKPELRDEMIERANGGWTVPQIFIDDQHVGGCDDMMALEAQSKLNPMLGLA, from the coding sequence ATGAGCAAAGTAGAACTTTACACTAAGGGCCACTGCCCTTACTGCCACCGTGCAAAAGCATTGCTAACGCAAAAAGGTGTAGAATTTATTGAATACCCAATAGATGTTAAGCCTGAACTGCGCGACGAGATGATTGAACGCGCAAACGGCGGCTGGACTGTTCCGCAAATTTTCATTGACGATCAGCACGTTGGTGGCTGTGACGATATGATGGCTTTGGAAGCACAAAGCAAACTAAATCCAATGTTGGGTTTGGCGTAA
- the asd gene encoding archaetidylserine decarboxylase (Phosphatidylserine decarboxylase is synthesized as a single chain precursor. Generation of the pyruvoyl active site from a Ser is coupled to cleavage of a Gly-Ser bond between the larger (beta) and smaller (alpha chains). It is an integral membrane protein.): MLDWLKVNLQYVTPKHLLSRLVGKLAEAEMGSVTTFFIKAFIKQYNVDMSEALHEEPEHYRSFNKFFTRPLKPEARTIDENDDVLIHAVDGTVSQFGDIHSDSIFQAKGHDFSLTTLLGGKPDVAAPFKNGKFATIYLAPRDYHRIHMPVEGTLTDMLYVPGELFSVNPLTAQNIPGLFARNERVVALFDTPVGKMAMVLVGATIVASIETVWAGTVTPPAGKNVQHWSYEKDSEAAVFLEKGAELGRFKLGSTIVVCFEKDMIDFEDLAPGMVTRLGEPMALKSTAQATAKDTHVSDESASDEKSEASSEGADS, from the coding sequence GTGTTAGATTGGCTTAAAGTTAATTTACAATACGTTACACCAAAGCACCTGCTTTCACGCCTTGTAGGCAAACTTGCAGAAGCAGAAATGGGTAGCGTTACGACATTTTTCATCAAGGCGTTTATTAAGCAATACAACGTTGATATGTCAGAAGCGCTGCATGAGGAACCAGAGCATTATAGAAGCTTTAATAAGTTCTTCACCCGCCCGCTTAAACCTGAAGCCCGCACCATTGACGAAAACGATGACGTACTTATCCATGCTGTTGACGGTACGGTAAGTCAGTTTGGCGATATCCATAGCGACAGTATTTTTCAGGCGAAAGGCCATGACTTTAGCCTAACTACATTATTAGGTGGCAAGCCTGATGTAGCTGCGCCATTTAAAAATGGTAAGTTTGCTACCATTTACCTTGCCCCTCGTGATTATCACAGAATTCACATGCCTGTTGAGGGCACGCTTACTGATATGCTGTATGTGCCGGGCGAACTTTTTTCGGTAAATCCTCTTACAGCACAAAATATTCCAGGTCTGTTTGCACGTAACGAACGTGTTGTCGCGCTATTCGACACGCCTGTGGGCAAAATGGCAATGGTGCTTGTAGGCGCTACCATAGTGGCAAGTATTGAGACAGTTTGGGCTGGCACGGTTACGCCACCTGCGGGTAAAAATGTTCAGCACTGGTCATATGAAAAAGACAGTGAAGCAGCAGTTTTCCTTGAAAAAGGTGCGGAGCTAGGCCGCTTCAAGCTAGGTTCGACCATTGTGGTGTGTTTCGAAAAAGACATGATTGATTTTGAAGACCTCGCCCCTGGTATGGTTACACGCCTTGGTGAGCCTATGGCGCTTAAATCAACCGCACAGGCTACGGCTAAAGATACGCACGTTAGCGATGAATCAGCCAGTGACGAAAAGAGCGAGGCTTCGTCAGAGGGCGCTGACAGCTAA
- a CDS encoding rhodanese-like domain-containing protein — translation MDQLIEFASNNFILAGIWVALIAMLIFSYISAWTSSVKELSTHEATVLMNKDDAIVLDTRPAKEFKAGHILGARQIKPEELREKNFKKLENSKDKPIIVVCAMGNQARGTANAMLKDGFANVSVLKGGMNAWQSASLPVSK, via the coding sequence ATGGATCAACTAATTGAATTTGCTAGCAACAACTTTATTCTTGCTGGTATTTGGGTTGCGCTGATTGCCATGTTGATATTTAGCTATATCAGTGCATGGACATCTTCAGTAAAAGAATTGAGCACGCACGAAGCAACGGTTTTGATGAATAAAGACGATGCGATAGTGCTAGATACACGCCCTGCGAAAGAGTTTAAAGCTGGCCATATTTTGGGTGCCAGACAAATTAAACCTGAAGAGTTGCGTGAGAAAAACTTCAAGAAACTTGAAAACAGTAAAGACAAACCCATTATCGTAGTATGCGCTATGGGTAATCAGGCTCGTGGTACAGCAAATGCGATGCTTAAAGATGGCTTCGCGAATGTGAGCGTATTAAAAGGCGGAATGAACGCGTGGCAAAGTGCCAGCCTTCCCGTTTCTAAATAA
- a CDS encoding MerC domain-containing protein, whose translation MTPIDENPTKLDKLGIWVSSLCALHCLALPVLVPLLPLIGSSFFAQVWFERTILTFSLIVGAVALVSGAIRYHGKYYPLALLFTGGAIYWHKDIFGHHYEPFTIAIGAALIVAGHWVNMRLCRQCKCCKNTVFSDHLSTEFK comes from the coding sequence ATGACTCCAATTGACGAGAATCCAACAAAACTAGACAAACTTGGCATCTGGGTGTCGAGCTTGTGTGCGTTGCATTGCCTCGCGCTACCTGTTTTGGTGCCTCTGCTGCCGCTGATCGGTTCTAGCTTTTTTGCACAAGTGTGGTTTGAAAGAACGATATTAACTTTTTCGTTAATTGTAGGTGCGGTCGCCTTGGTTAGCGGTGCAATTCGCTATCATGGCAAATACTACCCGCTGGCACTGCTGTTTACGGGTGGCGCTATCTATTGGCACAAAGATATTTTTGGGCATCACTACGAACCCTTTACCATCGCGATAGGTGCAGCGCTAATTGTAGCCGGCCACTGGGTGAATATGCGATTGTGTAGACAATGTAAGTGCTGCAAGAATACGGTGTTTTCAGACCACCTTTCAACTGAATTTAAGTAG
- the secB gene encoding protein-export chaperone SecB, whose translation MADENQTNNGEAAGAQAQQSAQFNIQRIYTKDISFESPNAPAIFTKEWKPEIKLDIDTSTNKLEENVFEVVLSVTVTATLGEETAFLCEVQQAGIFAIGEMPDQNKAHTLGSFCPNMLFPYARETISNLVNRGTFPPLNLAPVNFDAIFAAYVQKRAQQAQGEAPKMDA comes from the coding sequence ATGGCTGACGAAAATCAGACAAATAACGGCGAAGCAGCGGGCGCACAAGCGCAACAGAGTGCTCAGTTCAATATTCAGCGTATCTACACAAAAGACATTTCTTTTGAGTCTCCAAACGCGCCAGCTATTTTCACTAAAGAGTGGAAGCCTGAAATTAAACTAGACATCGACACTAGCACTAACAAGCTAGAAGAAAATGTATTTGAAGTTGTACTTTCAGTTACCGTTACGGCAACACTTGGTGAAGAAACAGCATTCCTTTGTGAAGTGCAACAAGCAGGTATCTTCGCTATTGGCGAAATGCCAGACCAAAACAAAGCGCACACGTTGGGCTCGTTCTGCCCGAACATGCTTTTCCCATATGCGCGTGAAACCATTTCTAACTTGGTTAACCGTGGAACATTCCCTCCACTTAACCTAGCGCCTGTAAACTTCGACGCTATCTTTGCCGCTTACGTGCAAAAACGTGCACAGCAAGCGCAGGGCGAAGCGCCAAAAATGGACGCCTAA
- a CDS encoding divergent polysaccharide deacetylase family protein, whose product MPCIIFVLCGLTSLQAKAKSDIIIILDDLGYRPSDVAAFSLPKEITFSILPQTPLASEIALRAEQEGRAVMLHMPMQAQSGKDMGPLGLTTDMFAGAITYNLRKAMKSVPNAVGVNNHMGSAFTGQQKGMEALLKEVKRQGLFFVDSRTTVLTKGEEIAQRLGVPSASRQVFLDHKLEPAFLLKQFNHMKRIAKKNGHVVVIGHPHPETVDFLKTHIPSLEKEGLTLTSVTDYFSHAPKVAKQFGKERDQTASLNNADVKDSKVSMTEENALHSSGLMHSSAEKGVAERLDTAPNE is encoded by the coding sequence ATGCCTTGTATAATCTTTGTTTTATGCGGGCTAACTAGCCTTCAAGCAAAAGCAAAGTCAGACATAATTATAATATTAGATGACCTGGGATACAGGCCGTCCGATGTCGCTGCTTTTTCTCTCCCTAAAGAAATTACCTTTTCTATACTTCCGCAAACGCCGCTGGCTTCTGAAATTGCGCTCCGCGCTGAGCAAGAAGGCAGGGCCGTTATGCTGCATATGCCTATGCAGGCGCAAAGTGGAAAGGACATGGGGCCCCTTGGGTTAACCACTGACATGTTCGCAGGTGCCATTACTTACAATTTGCGAAAGGCAATGAAGAGTGTGCCGAACGCGGTTGGTGTGAATAATCATATGGGAAGTGCGTTCACGGGGCAGCAAAAAGGAATGGAAGCGCTCTTAAAAGAGGTGAAGCGGCAAGGCTTGTTTTTTGTGGATAGCCGAACCACGGTACTCACAAAAGGTGAAGAAATTGCGCAGCGGTTAGGTGTGCCTAGCGCAAGCAGACAGGTGTTTCTGGACCATAAGCTTGAGCCTGCATTCTTACTTAAGCAGTTCAACCACATGAAACGTATTGCTAAAAAGAATGGTCACGTTGTGGTGATTGGTCATCCCCACCCAGAAACCGTCGATTTCTTGAAAACTCATATACCCTCACTTGAAAAAGAAGGTTTAACCCTTACCTCAGTAACCGACTATTTTTCACATGCGCCGAAAGTGGCCAAGCAGTTTGGTAAAGAGCGCGATCAAACCGCTTCGCTCAATAACGCCGATGTGAAGGATAGCAAGGTAAGCATGACCGAAGAAAATGCCTTACACAGCAGTGGGCTAATGCACAGCTCCGCAGAAAAAGGCGTTGCTGAGCGTTTGGACACAGCGCCAAACGAATAG
- the gpsA gene encoding NAD(P)H-dependent glycerol-3-phosphate dehydrogenase: MKGVDMKSHSVSESVSVLGAGSYGTALAFCLARNGNPTLLWGRDEKHIAEMEVNRENARYLPGATFPDALVVNANLEEVVAASQDILVVVPSHAFAAMLQSLKPLLKPHQRIIWATKGLEPKTGRLLRDVAEEILGTDYPLAVLSGPTFAKEMVAGLPTAISLSSTDDTLSDEFAAKLHCAKSFRVYKNSDFTGVQLGGAVKNVIAIGAGLADGLGFGANARTALITRGLAELTRLGVKLGANPETFMGMAGLGDLVLTCTDNQSRNRRFGLALGQGKSVDVAIDEIGQVVEGYRNTEEVHILSKKVGVEMPICEQIYAVLYHGKSPKEAALALLGRDLKKEA; the protein is encoded by the coding sequence ATGAAAGGCGTGGACATGAAGTCGCATTCGGTTTCAGAGTCTGTTTCAGTATTAGGGGCGGGGTCTTACGGCACCGCCCTTGCTTTTTGTCTTGCCAGAAATGGCAACCCCACACTGCTTTGGGGCCGTGATGAAAAGCACATTGCCGAAATGGAAGTGAACCGAGAGAATGCTCGTTATCTTCCAGGCGCAACATTTCCAGATGCCCTAGTGGTAAATGCCAACTTAGAAGAAGTGGTAGCCGCCAGCCAAGATATTTTAGTGGTTGTACCTAGCCATGCATTTGCGGCTATGCTTCAAAGCTTAAAGCCATTGCTTAAACCGCATCAACGCATTATTTGGGCGACCAAAGGACTTGAGCCAAAAACGGGCCGTCTGCTTCGCGATGTGGCAGAGGAAATACTGGGTACCGACTATCCCCTAGCCGTGTTATCAGGCCCTACTTTTGCTAAAGAAATGGTAGCAGGCTTACCTACTGCAATTTCGCTGTCTTCCACTGACGATACGCTGAGTGACGAATTTGCAGCAAAGCTGCATTGCGCAAAGTCGTTCAGAGTATACAAAAACTCAGACTTTACTGGCGTTCAGCTTGGTGGTGCGGTTAAAAACGTTATCGCTATAGGCGCGGGCTTAGCCGATGGCCTTGGCTTTGGTGCAAACGCGCGAACGGCGCTGATCACCCGAGGTTTAGCAGAGCTTACCCGTTTGGGCGTGAAGCTGGGTGCAAATCCAGAAACCTTTATGGGTATGGCGGGTCTTGGCGATTTAGTTTTGACTTGCACCGACAATCAATCGCGCAATCGTCGCTTTGGGCTGGCTTTGGGTCAAGGCAAGAGTGTCGATGTTGCTATTGACGAAATCGGACAAGTGGTTGAGGGATATCGCAACACTGAAGAAGTGCACATTTTATCTAAGAAAGTAGGCGTAGAAATGCCTATTTGTGAACAAATTTATGCTGTGCTTTATCACGGAAAATCCCCTAAAGAGGCGGCCTTAGCTCTGCTTGGTCGAGACCTCAAAAAAGAAGCCTAG
- a CDS encoding glycerophosphodiester phosphodiesterase: MLIFAHRGASKAAPENTVKAFKLAFEQRADGIEFDTYQHESGIIVFHDRTLTRRARESGYLLDVPWQSLTEMDIGDGERIPTLTETLNCVPKDKWCNIEIKHLRDVDSWIKDVKAAVKQSGINAEKLLISSFNHHWLQAIALKWPEVKIGALSASYELDCTASARALNAYSVNIALDAVDKQFVQTAQQDGFDVFVYTVDEPRDMLMLNEWGVTGIFTNVPDVALSVLSH, from the coding sequence ATGCTCATTTTTGCTCACCGAGGTGCCAGTAAAGCCGCCCCAGAAAACACAGTAAAGGCATTTAAACTGGCTTTCGAACAACGTGCCGATGGCATTGAGTTTGATACCTATCAGCACGAAAGCGGCATTATTGTTTTTCACGATAGAACACTTACGCGCAGAGCACGGGAATCCGGCTATTTACTTGACGTACCGTGGCAATCCCTTACAGAAATGGACATTGGGGATGGAGAGCGCATACCGACCCTGACCGAAACACTGAATTGTGTTCCAAAAGACAAGTGGTGCAATATTGAGATAAAACACTTACGCGACGTAGACAGCTGGATTAAAGACGTTAAAGCGGCGGTAAAGCAAAGCGGCATTAATGCTGAAAAGCTACTTATCTCTTCATTTAACCATCACTGGCTTCAAGCTATTGCGCTTAAGTGGCCCGAAGTGAAGATCGGCGCCTTATCTGCAAGCTACGAGCTTGACTGTACGGCGAGCGCCCGGGCTCTGAACGCTTATTCCGTAAACATTGCATTAGACGCCGTTGATAAGCAGTTTGTGCAAACGGCGCAGCAAGACGGATTTGACGTATTCGTTTATACCGTAGATGAGCCGAGAGACATGCTTATGCTTAACGAGTGGGGAGTGACGGGCATATTCACTAACGTGCCCGATGTAGCGCTTAGTGTGTTGTCGCATTAA
- a CDS encoding murein hydrolase activator EnvC family protein: MSVRLFLSIIGCIVALAIMPIGSGAIAQEGGANSQKEKLAELQAELRARQQVLENNRASAQELENVLKASELEIAKVAKALSSTRQSLKNIEQEQAKLEEEQEGLKTAIRKQQSLLSSQLKSAFMAGHYDYAKMLFYQDDARTFERVITYYQYVAKARQKEIESFRGNVARLEEVNAELSEKALSLAALKDEQEGQRAVLITRQDDRKATLKKINKTIASENQRIASLQADEKALKDAIEAARIAAERAAREAEVSMDGLAKLKGKLAAPVKGRIRNLFGSRRQGQVSWKGIVIDGAEGDPVNSIAPGKVLYADWLRGFGLVAIVDHGEGYMSVYGHNQALLKQAGDDVRQGERIALVGRSGGQEYPNLYFEIRHKGKALNPSSWLD; encoded by the coding sequence ATGTCAGTACGATTATTTCTTTCAATCATTGGGTGCATAGTTGCCCTTGCAATTATGCCGATTGGAAGTGGTGCTATTGCACAAGAAGGCGGTGCGAATAGTCAAAAAGAAAAATTAGCTGAGTTACAGGCCGAATTGCGCGCTCGACAGCAAGTATTAGAGAACAATAGAGCCAGTGCACAGGAATTGGAAAATGTGCTGAAGGCCTCTGAACTCGAAATCGCTAAAGTGGCGAAAGCACTATCCAGCACCCGACAGTCACTTAAAAATATTGAGCAAGAACAAGCGAAGCTCGAAGAAGAACAAGAAGGGCTTAAAACGGCTATCCGTAAACAGCAGTCACTTTTATCGAGCCAGCTTAAAAGTGCATTTATGGCGGGGCATTACGACTACGCAAAAATGCTGTTTTACCAAGATGACGCGCGAACCTTCGAGCGTGTCATTACCTATTATCAATACGTGGCAAAAGCGCGCCAAAAAGAGATTGAGAGCTTTAGGGGCAATGTTGCTAGGCTTGAAGAAGTTAACGCAGAGCTTAGCGAAAAAGCCTTGTCACTTGCCGCTTTGAAAGATGAGCAAGAAGGTCAGCGAGCAGTACTTATAACCCGCCAGGACGATAGAAAAGCAACGCTTAAGAAAATAAACAAAACCATAGCCTCTGAAAACCAGCGTATTGCGTCGCTACAAGCTGATGAAAAAGCGCTGAAAGACGCTATTGAAGCTGCGCGGATTGCCGCAGAACGGGCTGCCCGTGAAGCCGAAGTGAGTATGGATGGACTTGCCAAATTAAAAGGTAAGCTGGCAGCGCCTGTAAAAGGCAGAATACGAAACTTATTCGGTAGTCGCCGCCAAGGGCAAGTGTCTTGGAAAGGCATTGTGATAGATGGTGCCGAGGGCGACCCTGTAAACAGCATTGCGCCTGGAAAAGTGTTGTACGCCGATTGGTTGCGCGGATTTGGTCTGGTCGCTATTGTCGATCATGGCGAAGGATATATGAGTGTTTACGGTCACAACCAAGCGTTACTCAAGCAAGCTGGCGATGATGTCAGGCAAGGTGAACGCATAGCCCTTGTGGGCCGAAGTGGTGGTCAGGAATATCCTAACCTTTACTTTGAAATTCGTCATAAAGGCAAGGCGCTAAATCCAAGCTCTTGGCTAGACTAG
- the orn gene encoding oligoribonuclease, whose amino-acid sequence MSKHDSNLVWIDMEMTGLDPETCVVMEIATIVTDAQLNILAEGPVIAVHQSDDVLNNMDEWCTRVHGESGLTARCRESKISVEEASAQTIAFLEQWVDAGKSPLCGNTIGQDRRFMVKYMPELEAYFHYRNIDVSTIKELTRRWKPEILDGFEKKGVHLALDDIRESIEEMRYYREKVFTI is encoded by the coding sequence ATGAGTAAACACGACAGTAACCTTGTTTGGATAGACATGGAAATGACAGGGTTAGATCCTGAAACCTGTGTAGTAATGGAAATCGCGACCATTGTTACCGACGCACAGCTGAATATATTGGCGGAAGGCCCTGTAATAGCGGTACATCAAAGTGATGACGTGTTAAATAATATGGACGAGTGGTGTACACGAGTTCACGGTGAAAGTGGATTAACTGCACGTTGCCGAGAAAGTAAAATAAGTGTTGAAGAAGCATCAGCGCAAACTATTGCCTTTTTAGAGCAATGGGTAGATGCAGGCAAGTCACCGCTATGTGGAAACACCATAGGGCAAGACAGACGCTTCATGGTTAAGTACATGCCCGAGCTTGAAGCTTACTTCCACTATAGAAATATTGATGTAAGTACAATAAAAGAACTAACGCGCCGCTGGAAGCCTGAAATTTTAGACGGTTTCGAAAAGAAAGGCGTACACCTAGCGCTTGATGATATTCGCGAGTCTATTGAAGAAATGCGCTATTATCGTGAGAAAGTGTTTACGATTTAG
- a CDS encoding DMT family transporter, translating into MDAVKKSLISLHFTVILLGGTALFSRLVPLSASDITLVRSVFACIALFAFLKLAKNKIKLNSKKDYGVALGLGVLMALHWVTYFAAMQYAGVSVGMIALFTFPVITVLIEPFFERVRLVWQDIVSTVTVVVGVYLIVPETSLENDITLGVLIGIASAILYSFRNLIHRKHFKHYSGAQAMAWQTLVISILMLPVGSAAITSASTSSWLMLLLLGTVFTALPHALIAASLRHLRAKTFSLIACMQPLYGVFLAIILLNEKPGLSALLGGILITSASVYETLNTHKLHNAKDD; encoded by the coding sequence ATGGATGCTGTTAAAAAAAGCCTGATCTCACTTCATTTCACGGTAATTTTACTTGGTGGTACAGCCCTTTTCTCTCGGCTTGTACCACTTAGCGCCAGTGATATCACTCTTGTTCGTTCAGTATTTGCCTGCATAGCGTTGTTTGCCTTTTTGAAATTGGCGAAGAACAAAATAAAGCTGAATTCAAAAAAAGACTACGGCGTTGCCCTCGGTTTAGGCGTGCTGATGGCATTGCACTGGGTCACCTATTTTGCCGCCATGCAATATGCTGGGGTGTCTGTTGGCATGATTGCCCTTTTTACCTTTCCTGTAATCACGGTACTTATCGAGCCTTTCTTTGAGCGGGTAAGGCTGGTCTGGCAGGATATCGTATCTACCGTTACGGTGGTCGTTGGCGTTTATTTAATAGTGCCAGAGACATCACTGGAAAATGACATTACCCTTGGCGTTCTCATCGGTATTGCCTCCGCCATCTTGTATTCGTTTAGAAACCTTATTCATCGTAAGCACTTTAAGCACTACAGCGGTGCGCAAGCCATGGCGTGGCAGACCTTGGTTATCAGCATTCTAATGTTGCCGGTAGGCAGTGCAGCAATAACCTCAGCGTCTACCAGTTCTTGGCTAATGCTATTGCTTTTAGGCACCGTATTTACTGCGCTTCCTCATGCACTTATTGCTGCGAGCCTACGTCACCTTAGGGCAAAAACGTTTTCGCTTATAGCCTGCATGCAGCCTCTTTATGGCGTTTTCCTTGCTATTATTTTGCTTAACGAAAAGCCTGGTTTAAGTGCGTTGTTAGGTGGAATTCTTATTACCTCAGCGTCAGTTTATGAAACGCTCAACACGCATAAGTTGCATAATGCAAAAGATGATTAA